A stretch of DNA from Oncorhynchus keta strain PuntledgeMale-10-30-2019 chromosome 17, Oket_V2, whole genome shotgun sequence:
cggaggaacttgaagctctcaacccgctccactacagctctgttgatgtggatggggtctgtttcctgtagtctacgatcagctcctttgtcttgctgagggagaggttgttgtcctgtcgcTACACTGCAGGGTCTCCGACTCCCTGTAAGCTGTCACATTGTCGTTggcgatcaggcctaccaccgtcgtgttgtcagcaaacttgatgatggtgttggagttgtgagtGGCCatacagttgtgggtgaacagggagtacaggaggagcctaagcacacacccctgaggggcctccgtgttgagggtcagcgtggcagatgtgttgttacctaccctcaccacctgtggatggccgtcagaaagtccaggatccagttgaacagggaggtgttcagtcccagggtcccgaGCTTGGGGatagcttggaggggactatggtagtcaatgaacagtattctcacgTACAGTAGGTATTCctattgtccaggtgggagagagcAGTGTGCATTATTCAATGCACAATATTCTCAcatacattgcattcggaaactattcagaccccttgactttttccacattttgttatgttacagccttattctagaatgAATTCAATtgtttacacacaatacccaataatgatgaagcaaaaacatgtttttagaaatatctGCAAAATGTATAAAtatgttaaaaaaaaagaaataatgataataataaatatcacatttacataagtattcggaccctttactcagcactttgttgaatcacctttggcagcgattacagcctcaagtcttcttgggtatgatgatacaagcgtggcacacctgtatttggggagtttctcccattcttctctgcagatcctctcaagcactgtcaggttggatggggagtgtcgttgcacagctattttcaggtctctccagagatgttcgatctggttcaagtccagtctctggctgggccactcaaggacattcagagacttgtcccgaagctactcctgcgttgtcttagctgtttacttaaggtcgttgtcctgttggaaggtgaaccttcgccccagtctgaggtcctgagtactttggagcaggttttcatcaaggatctcgctctgtgctttgctccgttcgtctttccctcgatcctaactagcCTCTCAGTTCCTGTCGctgtaaaacatccccacaccatgatgctgccacaaccatgcttcaccgtagggatggagccaggtttcctcccgacgtgatgcttggcaatcaggccaaagcgttcaatcttggtttcatcagaccaatgaatcttgtttttcatggtctgagagtcctttaggtgccttttggcaaactcctatcgggctgtcatgtgccttttactgcggAGTGGCTTCCCTCTGACCACTCTACcagaaaggcctgattggtggagtgctgaagagatggttgtccttctgcaagattctcccatctccacagaggaactccagagctctgtcagagtgaccatcaggttctcgTCAGCCTTTTTACCAGTTGCTCAGTctagccgggcggccagctctatgaagagtcttggtgcttccaaacgtcttccatttaagaatgatggaggccactgtgttcttggggaccttcaatgctgcagaaatgttttgatacccttccccagattccTTTTACCTCatgccttggtttttgctctgacatgcactgtcaacaactaactaacaaatatagacaggtgtgtgcctttccaaatcatgtcaaatcaattgaatttaccacaggtggactacaatcaagttgtagaatcatctcaaggatgatccatggaaacaggatgcacctgagctcaatttcaagtctcaaaacaaagggtctgaatacttacattaaaaaaattatctaaaaacctgttttcactttgtcattatggggcattgtgtgtagattgatgattcaAAAATataatgtaatcaattttagaacaaggctgtaaaacaacaacatttggaagaagggaagtggtctgaatactttccgaatgcactgtagatattTCTCTGTGttcaatagagattgtgtcatctgtggatctgttggggcgttaTGCAAATTAGGGTGGGCCttgggtgtctgggatgatggtgttgatgtgtgccatgaccagcctttcaaagcatttcatggttacagatgtgagtgcaGTCATTGCGGTATTTATATTTACCCCTTAATGTTATCGGATGAATCCCtcaacatattccagtctgtgctagcgaagaAGTCTTGTACCTTAGCGTCAGCTTTTGTCAGACCAATTCCGTACTGAGTGTGTCACTGAtatttcctgtttgagtttttgatTGTAAACAGGAAGGAGTATGGAGTCATGGCCTGgtttgccaaagggagggtgtGGGAGGGCCTTATATTTCTCTAGGTAGAGTAAAAGTTGTCCAGATTGTTAGCGCCTCTTGTGGCGCAGGAGACATATTGGTAAAAGTGGGGTAAAATGCATTTTAGGTTTCCCATGTTAAAGTCTCCGCCCACTGCCTCTGGGTGTGCATTTTCTTGCTTGTTTATGGCCCTGTACAGCTCTTTGAGTGTCTACTTAGTGCTATTCTCGTTTTGTGGTGGGATGTAGACAACAGTGATGATTACAGATGAAAGCTTAAGCTTGTGACTTCCTTCACACTTGAAGCAGCGCACCAGTTGTTGTTTATGAAGAGGCCCACTTCTCCCACTTTGATTTTGCCAGAGTCCGCTGTCTGGTCACGACGAAGCATGGAGAAACCCTAGACTTTTATGTCCATATCACCCGTCAGCCAAGTTTCTTAAAAGCATAGAGTAGTACAGCTTTTCAAGTCCTGTTGGTAAGAAACTCTCAAACGGAGCTCATCCATCTTGTTCTCAAGTGACTGGACATTTGCCAATAAAACAGAGGGGAGTGCCGGATGATTTTTCTTTGCGTCTAACAAGGACTCTAGCCCTCGCTTGCGGCACTTGGGTAGCCCGAACAGTGGAGTAGGGTCCGGTGTAAACAACGGAACAGCTGAGTCGGAGTTGAAGTAGGAGCCAAAATCAATGTCGAAGTTGAGGTTTGTAGCTGTCGATTCATAGTTTAAAAGTACTTGGCGGTCATAGGTGATAATGGTGTGAGCTTTCTACACAACAAAAGTAAGGTTAAACACAAAGataacacaaaataacaaagtcGGGTTGGCGCGGCGCACGTAAGATTTCGACAATCTCCATTGGTGCCATCTTATCTTATGGTAAATTCTGAATCAAGGGATGATGGAGAACAATTGGTAAATTTTTGGGTGTTTgaattttctttaaaaaaatttttttttaaatcccacgCAAAAAAATGTTGGGATTGttctccatcctcccctgattcagaatatacagtgccttgcgaaagtattcggcccccttgaactttgcacccttttgacacatttcaggcttcaaacataaagatataaaactgtatttttttgtgaagaatcaacaacaagtgggacacaatcatgaagtggaacgacatttattggatatttcaaacttttttaacaaatcaaaaactgaaaaattgggtgtgcaaagttattcagcccccttaagttaatactttgtagcgccaccttttgctgcgattacagctgtaaatcgcttggggtatgtctctatcagttggGGCCGTGACACTCGCAAAGAAGGGAACCGATTGgttaaaaaaaagcagacatagaatatccatttgagcatggtgaagttattaattatactttggacggtgtatcaatatacccagtcactacaaagatacagacttCCATCCtaagttgctggagaggaaggaaaccgctcagagatttcaccacTAGGCcaggtgactttaaaacagttgcagagtttaatggctgtgacagaagaaaactgaggatggatcaacaacagtgtagttactccacaatactaacctaaatgacagagcgaaaagaaggaagcctgtacagaataacaaatattcaaaaacatgcatcctgtttgcaatagaGCACTaatgtaaaactgcaaaaaatgtggcaaagaaattcactttattatggactgaatacaaagtgttatgtatggggcaaatccaacacaacacatcactgagtaccacttaatattttcaagcatggaaGTGGTtttatcatgttatgggtatgcttgtcatcggctagcactagggagtttttttttaaaataaattgaatagagctaaacacaggccaaatcctagaggaaaccctggttcagtctgctttccaacagacactgggagacagtcacctttcagcaggacaataacctaaaacacaaggccaagtataccctacattttttttacattggcaTTATGGGGTTGTGTGTAAATTGGTGATTAAAAAAAGTCTagttaatccattttgaattcaggcagtagcacaataaaatgtggaagaagtcgaggtgtatgaatactttctgaaggtactgtacaaAGTACAAGGACATTGAGTGGCAACGAGTACAAAATCTTAAATTCAtactattgtttctgtttctcgtGTAAAGTCTGGGCTTTTGTTTGCTGAAATCCATATTTTTTAATAAAACGTTTGTCAAATACAGCCACCGACTGTTTCCTCATTTGGACAATGAgtgtttgtaggcctatgtacTCTGATATTCAACTGGCACATGCATTTGCGCTGAGTTGCCATTttaggctgcatttacacaggtaGCGAAATTCTGGTATTTTATTCACTAATTGGTCTGTTGACCAATCAggtcagctctgaaaaagatccaATGTGAaaagaaaggggatacctagtcagttgcacaactgaacgCATTAAACCAAATTGTGTCTTcggcatttaacccaacccctctgaatcagagaggtaagGGGGGCTGCCAAAATCAACATCCACGGCGCAGGCAGTTGTCGGgtcaactgccttgctcaagggcagaaagGTAGATCTTTCCACCTTGACTTGCTCAGAGATTCGAATCAGAGACCTttccgccaggctacctgccgcccccatctGATGTGCTTGGTCAAAAGACTAATTTGtggaaaaaaagatcagaattgggctgcctgtgtaaatgcagccttagAGCAACAGAAACGAGAAGACAGTCAGTGGTTGTATTTGGCCAAAGATTGATTAAAAGTATGGGTTTCAGCAAACATCGAAAGGCCGCTTTACACAGGACAAACATAAGTACACAGTAAGGCTTTAAGATTGTTTACAGCTAGTAAGTATCGACTGACAGTGACTCAGTGTAGTCGGAGCACCAGTCCGCCCACACTTGTCACCACTCAAATTCGTTGTACATGGAGAGTTGGGATTTCTCAGCTACTGTTACTTAGGCTATGTATTCCTTAATGGATTGTCTAGTCAAGTCTATTTATTATAGGTATTAGACTAGTAGGTAATTACTtctgtcagtggaggctgctgaggggaggacggctcataataatggctggaattgtCACACTCGTCTGAATtaatggaccaaggcgcagcgtacttagagttccacatgtttaataaatatGAAACTCACCAAAAACAATACAGAAGAAACATGATGTTCTGGGCTGTTCACAGgaagctacacaaaaacaagatcccacaaacaatgGGTGAGAAAGGCTGGCTAAATATGATCCCTAATCAGAGACAACgttagacagctgcctctgattgggaaccataccaggccaacaaagaaatagaaaacgtAGATTGCctaccctagtcacaccctgacctaaccaaatagagaattaaaaggatctctaaggtgtGACAGGAATgaagtaatggctggaatggagtgaatggtatcaaacacatgaaaaccaTGTGTTTGAACCCATTCCATTCACGCCATACCGGCCATTATTaggagctgtcctcccctcagcagcctccactgttgtCTGTAAATGTCAGCTTTTACTTATCACAGTTACTGGACTCTACCATGATGTTTTCATGTATATAGTTCATCCCTTCCTTTCTCTTCACATACGCAGAAAGCGATAGATCTTGTTACCAAAGCCACAGAGGAGGATAAGAACAAGAACTATGAGGAGGCTTTGCGCCTTTACCAGCATGCAGTGGAGTACTTCCTGCATGCTATCAAGTGTGAGTGTAAAATGTCATCTTCTCCTGGCCGCAAGTCCAATTTTTTTATGTGTGCAGAGGGGAACATAGCTTGTGTTTTTGGGAGGTAAACATTGATTTAGAAAATACTTAATGGATGGAAGGTGGTTAAAAAtgaatgttttttaaatgtattttctcCAGATGATGCACACAGTGACAAGGCAAAGGAGAGCATACGTGGGAAGTGTATGCAGTACCTAGACCGGGCCGAGAAACTCAAAGATTACTTGAAGAACAAAGAAAAAGCAGGGAAGAAGCCTGTCAAGGAAGCACAGAGTAATGATAAGTAAGTTGTCACACATTTGTTCACACAGACACTGTCCTGCATTAACAAAAGCATACCTAGGAAATAACATTTTGAAAATAGGTCATAAAAactgtgcatgcatgcatgcattgCAGACAATGACAAGGGCCACACAGTCACCAGCACCAAGTAGTTTGTTTCACATTTAGAAATGTATATTCCTTCTAGGAGTGACAGTGACAGCGAGGGTGAAAATCCAGAGAGAAAGAAACTGCAAGAGCAACTAATGGGTGAGTGTGTTTGTCTCCTCTTTCACATGTCGGCTGTCAAAACTGTGTCTCTCATGTACATGAAGGAAATTAACTTAGATGCTTCACTGACTCTTGTCCTGGTACAGGTGCCATTGTAATGGAAAAGCCCAATGTCCGGTGGAACGATGTGGCTGGACTAGAGGGAGCTAAGGAGGCCTTGAAGGAAGCCGTAATCCTGCCCATTAAATTCCCTCACCTCTTCACAGGTTAGAATGTCTTTATTTCTCCCAAACATAATCTTTCTCACTATCTTCTGCGTGGACGTGTCACCATAATGATATACTACTGTATGTGTATTCTGTCTATTTGTTCATTATGCTTGAATTTGTCTCTGGTTGCAGGCAAACGCACTCCATGGAGAGGGATTCTTCTCTTTGGACCCCCTGGGACGGGAAAGTCTTACCTGGCCAAAGCAGTAGCCACAGAAGCCAACAACTCCACCTTCTTCTCTGTGTCATCATCAGACCTCATGTCCAAGTGGCTTGGAGAGAGTGAGAAGTGAGACATAATTTTTACTTGTAATTCTACTGTTTGTGTAAATCCCCATTATGCATGCATCCACAACTGATTAGAACCATTTTTTCTCACTGATACTTATGTGTCCTGTGAAATGTTtgtgcctctctttctctctccatccatcagaCTGGTGAAGAACCTGTTTGATCTTGCCCGCCAGCACAAGCCCTCCATCATCTTTATTGATGAGGTGGACTCGCTCTGTGGCTCCAGGAATGAGAATGAGAGTGAGGCAGCCCGGCGGATCAAGACAGAGTTCCTGGTGCAGATGCAAGGTGAGAGATTAGTCACTACACCCACTCCCCACCATCTGCCAAGACAGCTATTAAACTTCAGACCAAACAAACACCTCATCAGAGAAGACTTTAAACCTAATCCTCTCCATCAGTTGATTTGAACCTTTTTGATTCAATGCACCTTCCATATGAGCAACAGGCTTATATAGagttctcattcctcctctctgaTTGACAGGTGTGGGCAACAACAATGATGGAATCCTTACCCTTGGGGCCACTAACATTCCCTGGGTTCTGGATGCTGCCATCCGCAGAAGGTCAGTGGTCAAAATAAGAGGACGGGGTCAAGTTGGGATGGGACATAGGTTTGTTGTTTATCATATTCACAGAAGTAATGATAAAGCCTGAATATATGCTGAAACTGTGTGTACCTATTCATGTAGATTCCATTGAGTGGAAGACCAGACctggatttttttttgtgtgtttgtagAACAATAGATACGCACCCAAAATTGGATTTTTTGGTTTTGTATTGTTCAAGCTAAAATAATTTCCTAATTTCGTAGAAATATTGGTCCAATTATATTTCTCAGATACCGGTACTTGTGAATTCAAATAGACTTTACTACAAAGTAACAAGCCGAGCTGGTCCGTGGATCAACTGTTTTTCCCAGCCCCAGCACACTCCTTTTATACAGTTTCATCCTTACATTACATACATTGTCACTCCTCTCTATGTAAATTATCAACTATTTTTGGCTTCACACCGCTATTGTTTCCCACCCTAAGTTCTTTCTTTGAGGCAGGCTTTTTCCCACCAATACAAATCATTTAACACTCTACAAATCACCTAACCTATTATATTTGTGGTGCAACTGTGAAAGTTTGGTTAAAAAATAATAGGGGCCCCTACCAGGCTGCAGTCACAAGTACattcattatatagattatatcagCACCCACCAGGCTAAAGTCATAAGTACattcattatatagattatatcagCACCCACCAGGCTAAAGTCATAAGTACattcattatatagattatatcagCACCCACCAGGCTAAAGTTATAAGTACATTaattatatagattatatcagCACCCACCAGGCTAAAGTCATAAGTACattcattatatagattatatcagCACCCACCAGGCTATAGTCATAAGTACattcattatatagattatatcagCACCCACCAGGCTAAAGTCATAAGTACattcattatatagattatatcagCACCCACCAGGCTGCAGTCACAAGTACattcattatatagattatatcagCACCCACCAGGCTAAAGTCATAAGTACattcattatatagattatatcagCACCCACCAGGCTAAAGTCATAAGTACattcattatatagattatatcagCACCCACCAGGCTAAAGTCATAAGTACattcattatatagattatatcagCACCCACCAGGCTAAAGTCATAAGTACATTaattatatagattatatcagCACCCACCAGGCTAAAGTCATAAGTACattcattatatagattatatcagCACCCACCAGGCTAAAGTCATAAGTACattcattatatagattatatcagCACCCACCAGGCTAAAGTCATAAGTACattcattatatagattatatcagCACCCACCAGGCTAAAGTCATAAGTACattcattatatagattatatcagCACCCACCAGGCTAAAGTCATAAGTACattcattatatagattatatcagCACCCACCAGGCTAAAGTCATAAGTACATTAATTATATTGGTTATGACACTTCTTATCGAGGCATGCATCTGGATTACAATGTGTGTCTATTTATTTTGTATATTGGCTTTTCTTATGCTATACAGGTGTGGTTACAGGTTCCTTTAAAGCTTTTAATGATTCTgtttcattacattattatttcACAATATGCTACTGAAAATTCACCATACTAACAGATGCAATAAAGTAATCATCAAGCATTCTCATCAGTACATTATGTCACTGTCAGGTTTGAGAAGCGtatctacatccctctcccaGAGGAGCCTGCTAGGTCCCAGATGTTCCGTCTGCACCTGGGCAACACGCCCCACAGCCTGAGTGACGCAGACCTTCGTCAGCTTGCCAAAAAAACAGAAGGCTACTCTGGGGCTGACATCAGCATCATTGTACGAGATGCCCTCATGCAGCCTGTCAGGAAAGTGCAGTCAGCCACACACTTCAAAAAGGTTATACACTTGATATAGTAACTCCATTGTAGTCGACTCATGTACACCACATTAAAGGTGTATCTCTTTCCCTACTATTAAGGATATTTAAGATAGTTTGTTATGCTATTCTAGGTGCGAGGGGCGTCCCGTGCCAACAGTCAATTGATGGTGGATGACCTTCTGACCCCGTGTTCGCCTGGGGACCTGGCTGCCATAGAGATGACCTGGATGGAAGTGCCTAGCGACAAGCTGCTGGAGCCCATCGTCTGCATGGTGACAAGCACGCATCCACAACCAGTTCTCTAAAGTGTGACCATTGTGGTCACATATGCTCCTAAATATTTTGCTATGCAACCTGACATTTTATTTTGGGAGTGATGTGCATCTAGATGAATTGTCACCCGGATAATAGTTGTTGTGTTGATAAGGCTTCGCTGTACAGTTGTTTTTGAGTGCCcaagagagaaagtgagtgagtGCAGATTCGTTACTGTCACGGTTGCACCATTGCTACAGGGAAAACGGAGTGTAAAAAGTTAAACAGGTAAAAAGATATGATCCATATTACCAACGCAATGTTTTTTTATTCCGATAGTGAATTGGCTATACATTCATAAACCATTTAGCGGGCTGTTCCAAAACCACTCGCGGGAATTTGTTTGGACATTGTTCAATCATGtaacctcattagctagctaataacCTGGTTACTTAATTTCCAGTATATCCATACATTTGGTGGCATAgaaagaaaggaaaggggatagatAGCTTCTTCAGGAAATCAGTGATCATAACTAGGGCCAGTTGTTTGTATTTTTGTGGGGTTTTTACCAGTAATGCCAGCATTATCCACTAGGTTTGCTGCAGGTTAAACAATCCTAAGAAATGTTCTTTAATTGCGTGAGTGTTTGGTTGGGGATCGCCTAAGCCAGGGAAGGCGGAGCTCTATGAATCTTAATTGCACAAAGCTTATTATTTGTCAGGGaatattatttgtagatcagtgatttttttatttaacctttatttaaccaggtaaagctagttgggaacaagttctcatttgcaactgcgacctggccaagataaagcatagcaacaacacagagcgacacatacaacaacatagagttacacatggaataaacaaaacataatcaataatacagtagaacaaaagaaacagaaagtctatatacagtgagtgcaaatgaggtaagataagggaggtaaggcaataaataggccatggtggcgaagtaattgaagtataacaattaaacactggaatggaagatgtgcagaagatgaatgtgcaagtagagatactgggctgcaaaggcgcaagataaataaatacatactgtatggggatgaggtaggtagatagatgggctatgtacaggtgcagtgagctgctctgacagctggtgcttaaagccagtgagggagatatgagtctccagcttcagagatttttgcagtttgttccagtcattggtagcagagaactggaaggaaagacaaccaaaggaggaattggctttgggggtgaccagtgtgatatacctgctagagcgcgtgctacgagtgggtgctgctatggtgaccagtgagctgagataaggcggggctttacctagcagagacttgtagataacctgtagccagtgggtttggcgacgagtatgaagtgagggccaaccaacgagagcgtacaggtcgcaatggtgggtagtgtatggggcattggtgacaaaacggatggcagtgttatagactgcatccagtttgttgagtagagtgttggaggctattttatagatgacatcaccgaagtcgaggatcggtaggatggtcagtattacgagagtatgtttggcagcataagtgaaggatgctttgttgcgatataggaagccaattctagatttaattttggattggagatgcttaatgtgaatctggaaggagagtttacagtctaaacagacacctaggtatttgtagttgtccacgtattctaagtcagagccgtccagagtagtgatgctggacaggcaagcaggtgcgggcagtgatcggttgaatagcatgcatttagttttccctgcgtttaagagcagttggaagccacggaaggagagttgtatggcattgaagctcgtctggggGTTAGTTAACACAGATTCTACACTTCACTTTGCTCAAGCTGATCCTCTCCAATGGACTTGGAAGTTGTAGTAAAACATTTGTCAATTAGGGGCAGTTTAAAGGGAGAGGGATTAGCTAGGTTTCTATCCATTTGacaacagattttcatgcgaatattctaagATCTGCATAAAGAAAATGTTCCCACCAGTAGTGCTTCCACCAAACAGAGTGGTTGTTTGGTGGAAACACTACTGGTGGGAACATTACACTCAAATGTGCCTACTatggtattggcacgtgcactctagccaacagctcacagatacagtgccggtaggctagtctacatttaggtatttggtattttattaggatccccattagctgcgcGAAAGccgcagctactcttcctggggtccacacaaacatgaaacatgacataattcagaacattaatagacaagaacagctcaaggacagaactacatatatTTAAAAATGGCACACATAGCCTATACATTAtaacaatacatacacacaaaatatATTTGACAAATAGGGGAGAGTTGTGCTGTGAGTTGTTGCTagatctgttttttgaaaccaggtttgctgttcatttgagcaatatgagattcATAGAGCTACGCCTCCCTTGGCTTAGgtgacccccaccccccaccaaaCATTTATGTACAACCAGGCAGGCCGATTGATTTATTGATTAATTGATCATTAATTAATGTCCATTTCCTAGGATGTTCTACCTGCAGCAAACCTAGTGGATAATGCTGGAAATaccaaaaaaagaaagaaaaaaaaacaaccaaaacaactgGCCCTGATCATGTTTTAGcaatgaacttgaagctcttaaaGAAACGGTGTACAATGTAATGCATCTCAATAGGTAGTGCTTTAACACAGTGTAGAAACCTAATATTACAAAATTACCTTAACTTCAATTACAGGTGTTTGCATCAATATTTCTGCTTTTTATAATAAACAAATGTCTTTATAGGGTTAGTTTCTTGGGTTCAAAATATCAGTTTCTATGGTTCAAATGTAGCTGGAAATTAATATAGGCCCAATattgactgtatctataataAATACAATAATTTAGAGCCACTCACAATGTTCAGTCACATTCTGTTCATACGGACAAGCTGTTTTTCAACATACACATTGAGGTATTACACATTTATACAAATGCTAAACCATGCTCATATGTTTGTCCGCTGTGTGTGAACAGTGCTAATGGTTTGTTATCTGCTTTGTGTCCTCTGCCCTCCAGTCTGACATGCTGCGGTCCCTGTCCACCACGCG
This window harbors:
- the LOC118396603 gene encoding vacuolar protein sorting-associated protein 4A-like isoform X1; this encodes MTTSTLQKAIDLVTKATEEDKNKNYEEALRLYQHAVEYFLHAIKYDAHSDKAKESIRGKCMQYLDRAEKLKDYLKNKEKAGKKPVKEAQSNDKSDSDSEGENPERKKLQEQLMGAIVMEKPNVRWNDVAGLEGAKEALKEAVILPIKFPHLFTGKRTPWRGILLFGPPGTGKSYLAKAVATEANNSTFFSVSSSDLMSKWLGESEKLVKNLFDLARQHKPSIIFIDEVDSLCGSRNENESEAARRIKTEFLVQMQGVGNNNDGILTLGATNIPWVLDAAIRRRFEKRIYIPLPEEPARSQMFRLHLGNTPHSLSDADLRQLAKKTEGYSGADISIIVRDALMQPVRKVQSATHFKKVRGASRANSQLMVDDLLTPCSPGDLAAIEMTWMEVPSDKLLEPIVCMSDMLRSLSTTRPTVNTEDLFKVRKFTEDFGQEG
- the LOC118396603 gene encoding vacuolar protein sorting-associated protein 4A-like isoform X2, with translation MQYLDRAEKLKDYLKNKEKAGKKPVKEAQSNDKSDSDSEGENPERKKLQEQLMGAIVMEKPNVRWNDVAGLEGAKEALKEAVILPIKFPHLFTGKRTPWRGILLFGPPGTGKSYLAKAVATEANNSTFFSVSSSDLMSKWLGESEKLVKNLFDLARQHKPSIIFIDEVDSLCGSRNENESEAARRIKTEFLVQMQGVGNNNDGILTLGATNIPWVLDAAIRRRFEKRIYIPLPEEPARSQMFRLHLGNTPHSLSDADLRQLAKKTEGYSGADISIIVRDALMQPVRKVQSATHFKKVRGASRANSQLMVDDLLTPCSPGDLAAIEMTWMEVPSDKLLEPIVCMSDMLRSLSTTRPTVNTEDLFKVRKFTEDFGQEG